One Xyrauchen texanus isolate HMW12.3.18 chromosome 46, RBS_HiC_50CHRs, whole genome shotgun sequence DNA segment encodes these proteins:
- the LOC127638273 gene encoding mesogenin-1-like has product MDLSSPLLRYFAQNSWSCPSSDSEFYNISSPEAVSPFSYMDFSPSVQRQNSSSPPHSGHLGGTKAPISGSLNEASGRSCGGTKRTRSKNPSKQRQSASEKEKLRMRDLTKALNHLRTYLPASVAPVGQTLTKIETLRLTIRYISYLSAQLGLSEESLCEMRDLGTSRYQDSPQNQTEGFCWSSTTPEYWGFRDGVTAYQEEHQSNLSTESRLRIKEVEHCQVYIGMETPADDDSFNSSLESLL; this is encoded by the coding sequence ATGGATCTTTCCTCTCCTCTTCTAAGATACTTCGCACAGAACTCCTGGAGCTGCCCGAGCTCAGACTCTGAATTCTACAACATCTCGTCTCCTGAAGCAGTGTCTCCCTTCTCCTACATGGACTTCTCGCCCTCAGTCCAACGGCAGAACAGTTCTTCTCCACCTCACTCAGGACACCTAGGTGGTACCAAGGCACCCATCTCTGGTTCTTTAAATGAGGCCAGTGGACGTTCTTGTGGAGGTACTAAAAGAACACGCTCCAAGAACCCTAGCAAGCAAAGACAGAGTGCCAGCGAAAAGGAGAAGCTCCGAATGAGGGACTTGACGAAAGCTCTCAATCATCTCAGGACTTACTTACCTGCTTCCGTGGCTCCTGTCGGCCAAACCCTGACGAAGATTGAGACTCTTCGTCTCACCATCCGCTACATCTCCTACTTGTCAGCTCAGTTGGGCCTCAGCGAAGAATCTCTCTGCGAAATGAGGGACCTGGGAACTTCTAGATACCAAGATTCACCTCAAAACCAGACAGAAGGGTTTTGCTGGTCCAGTACAACTCCAGAGTACTGGGGATTTAGAGATGGGGTTACAGCATACCAAGAAGAGCATCAAAGCAACCTCAGTACAGAAAGCAGATTGAGGATAAAAGAAGTGGAACATTGTCAAGTTTACATAGGCATGGAGACACCTGCTGATGATGACTCCTTTAACTCAAGCTTGGAGTCTCTATTGTAA
- the LOC127638274 gene encoding BOLA class I histocompatibility antigen, alpha chain BL3-7-like: protein MAKGATGGSTIVELHFHNSKSTFSTSFKTSPQKIQPFLKFLTEQYEFGYYSFAMETLKGYLQTRGKQVERIVKPRVRIIQKGNTHSRGSRVSCLATGFYPRHINLTLFRDGQPVSDHEITGGDLLPNGDGTYQMRKSLEISAGEQREKYNYTCSATHISLENKLDVYLEYPGETFELVTSSMLAVITLGLVLLALAAIAWIIIWRKRQHSASSTCTYTASTTEYNEDLTS from the exons ATGGCTAAGGGTGCTACTGGAGGATCCACAATTGTTGAGCTGCATTTTCATAATAGCAAGTCAACTTTCAGTACTTCTTTTAAAACCTCACCGCAGAAGATACAGCCATTTCTAAAATTTCTAACAGAGCAATATGAATTTGGTTACTACTCATTTGCCATGGAAACTCTGAAAGGTTATCTTCAAACAAGGGGGAAACAAGTGGAAAGGATAG TGAAACCCAGAGTCAGAATCATCCAGAAAGGAAACACACATTCTAGAGGGTCTCGTGTGAGTTGTCTGGCAACAGGATTTTACCCTCGTCACATCAACCTGACCCTGTTTAGAGATGGGCAGCCTGTATCTGATCATGAGATCACTGGAGGAGATCTGTTGCCCAATGGTGACGGGACGTACCAGATGAGGAAGAGTCTTGAGATCAGTGCAGGGGAACAGAGAGAGAAGTACAATTACACCTGCTCTGCTACACACATCAGTCTGGAAAACAAACTGGATGTCTATTTGG AGTATCCAGGGGAAACATTTGAGTTGGTAACTTCCTCAATGTTAGCGGTTATAACATTGGGGTTGGTATTATTGGCTTTGGCTGCCATTGCATGGATAATTATATGGAGGAAAAGGCAACATTCAG CCTCCTCTACATGCACCTACACTGCTTCTA CAACTGAATACAATGAGGATTTAACATCATGA
- the mespab gene encoding mesoderm posterior ab codes for MEFNFSPFMLQGTKSHFEYEQSSTISDAGYYSACGSLSPSTSIDSGCFSPPAGLWGTGRQPEVAGKTGIDSQPAKKHRISLPAEEKRRSRSKNPGTKRQTASDREKLRMRDLTKALHNLQTYLPHCVAPPGQTLTKIETLRLTISYISYLSAQLGHNKEIYNHETTTRCCNSQDQSERLQSGPLPGTWCLDGPQGLGLQDASQNCPTFTAFTDSTQQTETNFPSTSFSRDAQSCMFPCMMTNDATHYSHEFFL; via the exons ATGGAGTTCAACTTTTCTCCATTTATGCTACAGGGAACAAAATCCCATTTTGAATATGAGCAATCATCTACCATTTCTGATGCTGGGTACTACAGTGCCTGTGGAAGTCTTTCTCCAAGTACCTCCATTGACTCTGGATGCTTTTCTCCTCCTGCGGGCTTGTGGGGAACTGGAAGACAGCCAGAGGTGGCAGGAAAAACTGGCATTGACAGCCAACCTGCCAAGAAACATAGAATATCTCTGCCTGCTGAAGAAAAGAGGCGTTCCAGGTCCAAAAACCCTGGAACGAAGCGCCAGACGGCCAGCGATAGAGAGAAGCTCAGGATGAGGGACCTGACCAAAGCTCTCCATAATCTCCAAACCTATTTGCCTCATTGTGTAGCACCTCCTGGACAAACCCTGACCAAGATCGAGACCCTTCGACTCACCATTAGTTACATCTCCTATCTGTCAGCTCAGCTTGGGCACAATAAGGAAATCTACAACCATGAAACAACTACAAGATGCTGTAACTCACAAGATCAATCAGAGAGGCTTCAAAGTGGGCCTTTACCAGGAACCTGGTGTCTGGATGGGCCACAAGGACTAGGATTGCAAGATGCTTCCCAGAACTGTCCAACATTCACTGCCTTCACAGATTCAACACAGCAGACGGAAACAAACTTTCCCTCTACCTCATTCTCCAGAGATGCACAATCCTGTATG TTTCCCTGCATGATGACAAATGATGCTACACACTACAGTCATGAATTTTTTCTATAA